Proteins encoded together in one Telopea speciosissima isolate NSW1024214 ecotype Mountain lineage chromosome 4, Tspe_v1, whole genome shotgun sequence window:
- the LOC122658088 gene encoding gibberellin-regulated protein 1-like, translated as MAVLITTRVLLIALLLLVLSLHLLHVDVQADHQLQSSNAQTTLPKTIDCGAACATRCQLSKRPRLCKRSCGSCCFRCQCVPPGTSGNYEACPCYATMTTRGNKPKCP; from the exons ATGGCTGTTCTTATAACCACCAGGGTTCTTCTTATTGCTTTGCTACTACTTGTCCTCTCTCTTCACCTTCTCCATGTCGATGTTCAGGCTGATCACCAACTG CAGAGCAGCAACGCACAGACCACACTTCCTAAGACCATTG ATTGTGGGGCGGCATGTGCAACGAGGTGTCAGCTATCGAAGAGGCCTCGACTCTGCAAAAGGTCATGTGGGAGTTGCTGCTTCCGATGTCAATGTGTACCTCCGGGCACCTCCGGCAACTATGAAGCCTGTCCCTGCTACGCCACCATGACCACCCGCGGCAACAAACCCAAATGCCCTTAA
- the LOC122658963 gene encoding snakin-2-like, translating into MKFDRFKILEIDPSSEGQILRFAGLISGCRAQIETEVTLSALDLLSACGNYLRCGIPPWLPRLSLWPGSLSDRQERVVSDLMAVLTTRVLVIASLLLVLSLDLHLHHLVQAEQLQSTINAQTTTIDCGAACATRCQQSKRPRLCQRSCGSCCFRCQCVPPGTSGNYEACPCYATMTTRGNKPKCP; encoded by the exons ATGAAATTTGACAGATTTAAGATTTTAGAGATAGATCCATCCAGTGAAGGGCAAATTTTAAGATTCGCAGGTCTCATCTCTGGTTGTAGAGCTCAGATTGAGACGGAGGTGACACTTTCAGCTTTGGACTTGTTGAGCGCCTGTGGAAACTACCTCCGTTGTGGGATTCCGCCATGGCTGCCTCGCCTCTCTCTCTGGCCGGGGAGTTTATCGGATCGCCAGGAGCG AGTAGTAAGTGATCTCATGGCTGTTCTTACCACCAGGGTTCTTGTTATTGCTTCGCTACTACTTGTCCTCTCTCTAGATCTTCACCTTCACCACCTCGTTCAAGCTGAACAACTG CAGAGCACCATTAATGCACAGACGACGACCATAG ATTGTGGGGCGGCATGTGCAACGAGGTGTCAGCAATCGAAGAGGCCGAGACTCTGTCAAAGGTCTTGTGGGAGTTGCTGCTTCCGATGCCAATGCGTACCTCCGGGCACCTCCGGCAACTACGAAGCTTGCCCCTGCTACGCCACCATGACCACCCGCGGCAACAAACCTAAATGCCCTTAG